ACCCTTGTAGGAGATTTTCCTACTTGATTGCTATAACTTCCAGGGTCTTCCATGCCTGCTTTCTGGAATCGTGTGCCAAATGAACTATCTGTGCCCGAGGGCTTGACCTCACCTCTGCTTTGAGGGAGGGGTTCAGGCAAAGAGTAGCAATGCTCAACACGGCTCAGGTGTGTCACTCTTAGTTTGTTTCAGGTGAAGCCTTGGAGAAGCATCAGGAGGTCATCCCACCCTTCTTTCCTCAGGCACTCCCCACCACCTTACAGGCGTACACAGAGGAGGCTCAGGAATGCTGCGCCTGTGGGAGGTGGGGATTATGGCAACAACGTGAACCAACAAAGAGCTAGACATCTGTCCTTGAAGCTGCTCGGCTGGAAAATCTATGCTCAGATACCTGACTTTTAGGTGAGCTTTTGTCTATGTGTCACCTCACCTTataattacataatatttttgttttctgcagtTCTGGTTTATGTACCAATTTCTTGTGTTCCCTTAGCAACAGAAATGCATGTCTCCCATTCTCAGGCAAATGTCACTGGTACTGCAAAATGCAAAATATGGACCCACAGAAAATGACTCCTTCTAGTAGGGAACATGTTCATTACCAACAGAAATTCACTCAAATCTGTCAAATTGTATTGTGCTCAAATCCAGTTTTAAAGTCATATTGATCATTACTTAAATCATCCACGTAGTTGAATACAAAAACTACAGGCAAAAAGGGGACAAAGTAGTATTAATAATACGATAGACAATACATTTGTGAGCCAgattacataaatttattaaattaaaacttttcaatTATTCTTCAATGAAAATgcaatagtatatattttaacaatagTACAGATATTAGGACTTAATTTGGGGGTTATTGATTAATTTCAGGGTCTAATGTTGCTGATGCAAGAAGCTGATGGTTTAAGGATAAAATAATAGTGATAATTGGTGACAATAAAAACGATGGCTATACTCAGTGGACTTTGACCTCACTGCTTGAAAGAATCTAAAACCAATACAAGTTGATCAATAGAAGCCAGATCCACAGGTTGGTCTGTAACACGCTGATTGGCAGCTCTTGGAGGCCAAGTAGGTTGGACGGCAGAATTGGGACCCATAACTTTGGGAAGGGAAGCCACAGACCCCATAACCAAGGGGTCTGCAGACATTGGACCCACAGCTCAGGGGGCAGAATCCTCTGGATCCATAGCCCAGGGAGCAGCTGCTGCCTGACCCATAGCCCAGATACCCAGGGTAGGTTGTCCAGCGGGGATGGCAGAGCGTGGGGGTCCTTGGGCTGGAGCAGGACGTCTGGCAGTTGGTGGGCTCCCAGCAGGTCTCCTGGCAGCCACTGTAGAGAGAGGAGCCCTGCAGACAGGAGCTGGGGGAGCAGAGGTCAGTGCTGTAGACCAGGTTGCTGGGGTAGGAAGAGCCGCAGGAGGAGCCTGGGTAGCGGCGGTAGCCTCCATGGGAGTGGGAAGAGAGGTTTCCAGAGCAGCAGCTGTGGGACATGTTGACGGGAGACGTGAGTTCAGCTGAGTATCGGCGAGAAGAGACTGAGTTTGAATGTCACCTCCTGTACTGGACTGTTTATATACTCTCAGCCATGGGTGTGGCACACTAGGGGATTATGGTTCCTACATTGGATTTGCTCTTATGCATATGTGTCACTCAATAATCACCTCTGTAATTGCAGTTACATTTGAATACTTTTTCACATATTGCGTTTATGGATGTTATAATTCTGTTGTTACAACCAAAGCCAATGAACTGTTATGTCAGAAATGCTATGACTGTTTTACATTAATGCACATCCCATCATGAGCAAGAAGGTGTCATGGCCAAGCAAGCTTTCCTCCGGCTGACGCTACTTGTGTCTGTATCCCGCGTACCCACCAGCTTTTGCTGGTGAATAATCTTTTTCAAGGGGTAGATGAGGTAATATCCATTCCCTTCTGATACATTAGCTGAAACACACAATTTTCCCTGGGATGGAAGCCTTCCTGAGAATGATCTATTGTGTCACCATTTATTTGACTTTGTGtcaatttgttatggcagcaataGAAAGCTAATGCACCAAATACTGTAGACACACTGTGTGCCTCTCATCCATGTGGAGAGAccaaaaatagagaaaacagagATTTAGAGGGATGACTAGACATGGAAAAATTTCTTGCCAGGTGTCAAAAAATGGCTCAATTGAAACAATCTCATGTAAGATCAGCGTTGGCCCATCTCTACACAGCCGAGAGGGGATACCAGCCCACTGGAGGTGGTCATTGGAAGGGAGCAGAGAGATGGCTCAGAAGGCTCAGCCTTTCCTTCTACTGAGTTCTTAAGTTATGGTCTGTTTGAGCCCactatttttagaattaaaacttttcaaaatt
The DNA window shown above is from Saccopteryx bilineata isolate mSacBil1 chromosome 2, mSacBil1_pri_phased_curated, whole genome shotgun sequence and carries:
- the LOC136323164 gene encoding keratin-associated protein 13-1-like, producing MSHSCCSGNLSSHSHGGYRRYPGSSCGSSYPSNLVYSTDLCSPSSCLQGSSLYSGCQETCWEPTNCQTSCSSPRTPTLCHPRWTTYPGYLGYGSGSSCSLGYGSRGFCPLSCGSNVCRPLGYGVCGFPSQSYGSQFCRPTYLASKSCQSACYRPTCGSGFY